Proteins encoded together in one Paramagnetospirillum magnetotacticum MS-1 window:
- a CDS encoding sensor histidine kinase, with protein sequence MTLRRLIPLLLLALGVFPALILGVLLLPGVVDAFDTVARQEGLSQARAQQSLLMQAIERRSERTRNIALLPAPLEVLSMAEGATGPTLDQGQAAERLRGVLSRWFRDSADLNVITVLDRQGHERLRFEPREGGGLAVAALSSESRHGLGARFASSMSSGQGGASVLAGGALRLFQPIRKPDGTSVGMLTIDYDLTGTLSAAARSVWVDGSGRPLHGGKDAVTVFDRFPNLKKSAEPKPVVVGGDGGERIAWVPLVVGPDPTDRLWIGTRLDESELDAWLAALWLRSGIVAGVLVLALIVAARWAAIRAEAIRLNALTGLNRIIAGEKGVRFDWSGPKEIRRLGADLTELGARHSAINADLRRFTEILAHHLQEPVRIQVTYVQTLAHLLPKPLSPEIEEVIGFVQVSAVRLRDLLHDAYLYLVVDRLPPPSEPVSAAEALQAAWRALSDRAEQAGAQLDTGSLPAVKVCRERLVDLFMVLLSNAIEFRSPDRPPRITVECADRETMWEFSVGDNGIGIEADYLERIFRVFERLHPRGRHAGTGVGLALARKIVEYAGGSIHARSAPGQGSTFLFTLPKIPGASAP encoded by the coding sequence TTGACCTTACGTAGACTGATTCCGCTGCTTCTGTTGGCGCTTGGGGTGTTCCCTGCATTGATTCTGGGTGTTCTGCTGCTGCCCGGTGTGGTCGATGCCTTCGACACCGTGGCGCGGCAGGAAGGATTGTCGCAGGCCCGCGCCCAGCAAAGCCTGCTGATGCAGGCCATCGAACGGCGCAGCGAACGGACGCGCAATATCGCGTTGCTTCCGGCGCCGCTCGAGGTCCTGTCCATGGCGGAGGGCGCCACTGGCCCCACCCTCGACCAAGGCCAGGCGGCAGAGCGCCTGCGCGGCGTGCTGAGCCGTTGGTTCCGGGACTCGGCCGATCTCAACGTCATTACCGTACTCGATCGTCAGGGGCACGAGCGCCTGCGGTTCGAGCCGAGGGAGGGGGGCGGACTTGCCGTCGCGGCCTTGTCTTCCGAGTCGCGCCACGGTCTCGGGGCGCGGTTCGCGTCGTCCATGTCGTCGGGTCAGGGCGGAGCCAGCGTTCTTGCTGGCGGCGCGTTGCGCCTGTTCCAGCCGATTCGCAAGCCTGACGGCACTTCCGTCGGCATGCTGACCATCGATTACGATCTGACCGGAACCCTGTCGGCCGCGGCCCGCTCGGTATGGGTGGATGGCAGTGGCCGTCCGCTTCACGGCGGAAAGGATGCGGTAACGGTGTTCGACCGGTTTCCCAACCTGAAAAAGAGTGCCGAGCCAAAGCCAGTGGTGGTTGGCGGAGATGGCGGCGAGCGGATCGCCTGGGTGCCGCTGGTGGTGGGCCCGGATCCGACGGACCGGCTTTGGATCGGCACGCGTCTCGACGAAAGCGAACTGGATGCATGGCTGGCAGCCCTGTGGTTACGCTCGGGCATCGTGGCCGGTGTCCTGGTTCTTGCCCTTATCGTGGCGGCGCGATGGGCGGCCATTCGGGCCGAAGCCATCCGTCTGAACGCCCTTACCGGACTCAACCGGATCATCGCGGGCGAGAAGGGGGTTCGCTTCGACTGGAGCGGTCCCAAGGAAATACGCAGGCTTGGCGCCGACCTGACGGAGCTTGGGGCCAGACATTCAGCGATCAATGCCGATCTGCGCCGTTTTACGGAAATCCTGGCCCATCACCTGCAAGAACCGGTGCGCATTCAGGTGACCTATGTCCAGACCCTGGCACATCTTCTGCCCAAGCCCCTGTCTCCCGAGATCGAGGAGGTGATCGGCTTTGTTCAGGTCAGCGCCGTCCGGTTGCGCGATCTGCTTCATGATGCCTATCTCTATCTGGTGGTCGATCGCTTGCCGCCGCCCTCCGAACCCGTTTCCGCAGCCGAAGCCTTGCAGGCGGCCTGGCGGGCGCTGAGCGACCGGGCCGAGCAAGCCGGGGCGCAACTCGATACCGGCTCCCTGCCTGCGGTCAAAGTCTGCCGCGAGAGGCTGGTCGATCTGTTTATGGTCCTCTTGAGCAACGCCATCGAATTTCGCAGCCCGGACCGGCCGCCCCGGATCACGGTCGAATGCGCTGATCGTGAAACGATGTGGGAATTTTCCGTCGGGGATAACGGAATCGGCATCGAGGCGGACTACCTGGAGCGCATCTTCCGCGTATTCGAGCGGTTGCATCCGCGCGGCCGTCATGCCGGGACGGGGGTCGGCCTCGCCTTGGCCCGCAAGATCGTCGAATATGCGGGTGGCAGCATCCACGCCCGGTCGGCGCCCGGACAGGGATCGACCTTCCTGTTCACTTTACCCAAAATACCGGGGGCTTCCGCGCCATGA
- a CDS encoding thiamine pyrophosphate-binding protein, producing the protein MSQSRTGGEILADALIAQGADTVTCVPGESFLPFLDAAWDRRDRLKILAFRHEGGAAYAAEAHGKLTGRPGVCIVGRGPGATHASVGVHTAFQDSTPMVLLIGQVDRPIRGREAFQEVELAQMFLPLAKRVEEITSPDRLPEAVARAFAAAMGGRPGPAVLILPEDMLAERAQVADVERLVPALPHPGPCRLEKMVDLLGQAQRPLMLVGGGGWNAESAGLITTFAEGWNLPVAACFRRQDIIDNESPSYGGELGYSMAPSLGARVKQADLILAVGTRLGDIDTAGYSLIEAPNPKQTLIHIFPEAEELGRVYRPHLAIVSAMLPFARRAAQLSPPTRIPWTDWARSVRDDHLANRIPNPCPGALDMGQVMAEIEKRLPDDAIICTGAGNYTGWPQRFHRFRRYPGQLAPANGSMGYGLPAALAAKSLHPDRIVLAFAGDGCFLMTGQELATAKLHGLAPVILIVDNGMYGTIRMHQEASHPGRTLATDLANPDFAALAASYGAWTARVERTEDFAPAFDQALAAGRLAVLHLVMDPEAITTRTTLSAIRDKARAKA; encoded by the coding sequence ATGTCCCAGTCCCGCACCGGAGGCGAAATCCTGGCCGACGCCCTGATCGCCCAGGGCGCCGATACGGTGACCTGCGTGCCGGGCGAGAGCTTTCTGCCCTTCCTGGATGCCGCCTGGGATCGCCGCGACCGCCTCAAGATCCTGGCGTTTCGCCACGAAGGCGGAGCCGCCTATGCCGCCGAGGCCCATGGCAAGCTGACCGGGCGGCCCGGCGTGTGCATCGTGGGACGCGGACCCGGCGCCACCCATGCCTCGGTGGGCGTCCACACCGCCTTCCAGGATTCCACCCCCATGGTGCTGCTGATCGGCCAGGTGGACCGCCCCATCCGGGGACGCGAAGCCTTTCAGGAGGTGGAACTGGCCCAGATGTTCCTCCCCCTGGCCAAACGGGTCGAGGAAATCACCTCGCCCGACCGCCTGCCCGAGGCGGTGGCCCGCGCCTTCGCCGCCGCCATGGGCGGGCGCCCCGGTCCAGCGGTGCTGATCCTGCCCGAGGATATGCTGGCCGAGCGCGCCCAAGTCGCCGATGTGGAACGCCTCGTCCCGGCGCTGCCCCATCCCGGCCCCTGCCGCCTGGAGAAGATGGTGGACCTGCTGGGCCAGGCCCAACGCCCTCTGATGCTGGTGGGCGGAGGCGGCTGGAATGCCGAAAGCGCGGGCCTGATCACCACCTTCGCGGAAGGTTGGAACCTGCCTGTGGCCGCGTGCTTCCGCCGCCAGGACATCATCGACAACGAATCCCCCTCCTATGGCGGCGAACTGGGCTATTCCATGGCGCCCAGCCTGGGGGCGCGGGTCAAGCAAGCCGACCTGATCCTGGCGGTGGGAACCCGGCTGGGCGATATCGACACGGCCGGGTACAGCCTGATCGAGGCGCCCAATCCCAAACAGACGCTGATCCATATCTTCCCGGAAGCCGAGGAATTGGGCCGGGTCTACCGCCCCCACCTTGCCATCGTCTCGGCCATGCTGCCCTTTGCGCGCCGCGCCGCGCAATTATCCCCGCCAACCCGAATTCCCTGGACGGATTGGGCACGGTCAGTGCGCGACGATCACCTTGCCAATCGTATTCCCAATCCCTGCCCCGGCGCCCTGGACATGGGACAGGTGATGGCCGAGATCGAGAAACGCCTGCCCGATGACGCCATCATCTGCACCGGAGCGGGCAATTACACCGGCTGGCCCCAGCGTTTCCACCGGTTCCGCCGTTATCCCGGCCAACTGGCGCCCGCCAACGGCTCCATGGGCTATGGCCTGCCCGCCGCCCTGGCGGCCAAGTCCCTTCATCCCGACCGGATCGTACTGGCCTTCGCGGGCGACGGCTGCTTCCTGATGACCGGCCAGGAACTGGCCACCGCCAAGCTGCACGGCCTCGCCCCCGTGATCCTCATCGTCGATAACGGCATGTACGGCACCATCCGCATGCATCAGGAGGCCAGCCATCCCGGACGAACCCTGGCCACCGATCTCGCCAATCCCGATTTCGCGGCTCTGGCCGCGTCCTACGGCGCCTGGACGGCGCGGGTGGAGCGCACCGAGGACTTCGCCCCCGCCTTCGATCAGGCTCTGGCCGCAGGACGTCTTGCCGTGCTGCATCTGGTGATGGACCCGGAAGCCATCACCACCCGCACCACCCTCTCGGCCATTCGGGATAAGGCCCGCGCCAAGGCATAG
- a CDS encoding cyclophilin-like fold protein, giving the protein MRKLKISIGHHVLNIDLYDTATADAVLAAVPFEARAATWQGEVYFQAPIHADREDTAREVVEAGELAFRHEGEAVVIAYGPTPCSEGDEIRLAVPANIFGRTGDSLAFLSGVEAGALVRIEAAGESEG; this is encoded by the coding sequence ATGCGTAAGCTGAAGATTTCCATCGGACACCATGTCCTGAATATCGACCTCTACGATACGGCCACGGCCGATGCCGTTCTTGCGGCGGTGCCGTTCGAGGCCCGTGCAGCCACTTGGCAGGGCGAGGTCTATTTCCAGGCTCCCATCCATGCCGATCGCGAGGATACGGCCCGTGAAGTGGTGGAAGCCGGGGAATTGGCTTTTCGCCATGAGGGAGAGGCCGTGGTCATCGCCTATGGCCCCACCCCTTGTTCCGAGGGGGACGAGATCCGCCTGGCGGTTCCCGCCAATATCTTCGGACGCACGGGTGATTCCCTGGCCTTTCTCAGCGGGGTCGAGGCGGGCGCGCTGGTCCGCATCGAAGCGGCCGGAGAGTCCGAGGGATGA
- a CDS encoding sensor histidine kinase, with amino-acid sequence MSEAWGARLIGWRGLMVRLVFICMGVCVALWTLLELVHQQVLIRVADGILVERLQQKAGRDALRLDDMLRSHQSLALLAGRFQGGRSGDASIWFPAPGERGAFPPVDYLAILKGGTVEGAPLPLAGRVLRPELAGILADLPPGRVQRLLALDSVGLLISAAPLPGDDSRRLAVVSVVDDDFLRVAMGPYMDRGYALLAAKPGGDQIVARAGTPGDVLPGVSLAAWADTFLLGDPRVLGAGDGFSGLAFLTALPRDRQGVMSEPLVTMERSSRTIMGAGLSTLFFLALVYLAWRIRNASARVAALTHRISDVRSKDVGCDELAKLEAEVETLVSEVELSRLALRAEGETRIRMLTEQAALATENERLRLLHSVTEIMGLGVIRITDKGAQAENSVMRDFARQAGGLQPFLDARTSGGDVVRIGEGDKERVFETMLARNVDTGLILVEDATSRRKAEENIAIFAQFPSQDPNPVLRVTRDGVVTHANQAASRLLVFWNIDLGGTLPDDWKANIVDALDSGDQSEVEITVRDRILSLVFVPLPGVGVVNVYGSDITGRIAAERLLHMVNESLERRVHQRTEALKAEIAEHIRAERELVAAKEQADLANRAKTEFLANVSHELRTPLNAVIGFSEVMASEMFGPLGSARYAGYVNDILTSGRHLLAVINDILDIAKIEAGQMEFDMEPVEPAEVVAAAIRIVESRADSGGLFLGTHIAEDVPILRADRRRLLQILVNLLSNSVKFTPEGGRVEVTVEKIGVDVGFTVADTGIGMSEDEVVVAMQPFRQVDGSLSRRYDGTGLGLPLVRAFVELHGGSLVMDSRKGEGTRVTVRLPLDEHGGQSGTLLDAGE; translated from the coding sequence ATGAGCGAGGCTTGGGGAGCAAGGCTGATCGGTTGGCGCGGTCTCATGGTGAGGCTGGTGTTCATCTGCATGGGCGTCTGCGTCGCATTGTGGACGCTGCTCGAATTGGTGCATCAGCAAGTTCTGATCCGCGTCGCCGATGGCATATTGGTGGAGCGCCTCCAACAGAAGGCCGGGCGCGATGCCTTGCGCCTAGATGACATGCTGCGGTCCCATCAGTCCCTGGCGCTCCTGGCTGGGCGGTTTCAGGGGGGGCGATCTGGCGACGCTTCCATCTGGTTTCCCGCCCCCGGGGAGCGCGGGGCATTTCCCCCTGTGGATTATCTTGCCATTCTGAAGGGCGGCACGGTGGAGGGCGCGCCCCTGCCACTGGCGGGCCGGGTCCTCCGTCCCGAACTGGCCGGGATACTGGCTGACCTGCCGCCAGGCCGGGTGCAGCGATTGCTGGCCCTCGATTCCGTGGGGTTGCTGATTTCGGCGGCTCCCTTACCCGGTGACGATTCCCGCCGCCTGGCGGTGGTTTCGGTCGTCGATGACGACTTCCTGCGGGTGGCCATGGGGCCGTACATGGATCGTGGCTATGCTTTGCTCGCCGCCAAGCCTGGTGGGGATCAGATCGTGGCGCGCGCCGGAACGCCGGGTGATGTCTTGCCTGGGGTCAGCCTTGCGGCCTGGGCCGATACGTTCCTGCTGGGCGATCCGAGGGTGCTGGGGGCGGGGGACGGATTTTCCGGATTGGCCTTTTTGACCGCTCTGCCCCGTGACCGGCAAGGCGTGATGAGCGAACCGCTGGTCACCATGGAGCGTTCAAGCCGCACCATCATGGGGGCGGGGCTGAGTACCCTGTTTTTCCTGGCTCTCGTTTATCTTGCCTGGAGAATTCGCAATGCGTCGGCCCGTGTCGCCGCCCTGACTCACCGCATTTCCGACGTCCGGAGCAAGGATGTGGGGTGCGATGAACTGGCCAAATTGGAAGCCGAGGTGGAGACTCTTGTTTCCGAGGTCGAACTTTCGCGGCTAGCCTTGCGCGCGGAAGGGGAAACACGTATCCGCATGCTGACCGAGCAGGCGGCCCTGGCGACCGAGAACGAACGTCTGCGCCTGTTGCATTCCGTGACGGAAATCATGGGGCTGGGCGTCATCCGCATTACCGATAAGGGAGCCCAGGCGGAAAATTCCGTCATGCGCGACTTTGCACGGCAGGCTGGCGGTCTTCAGCCATTCCTGGATGCCCGAACCAGTGGCGGCGACGTGGTCCGTATCGGTGAGGGAGATAAGGAACGCGTGTTCGAGACCATGCTGGCCCGCAATGTCGATACCGGGCTGATTCTGGTGGAGGATGCGACAAGCCGCCGCAAGGCGGAAGAAAACATCGCCATCTTCGCCCAGTTTCCCTCGCAAGATCCCAATCCCGTGCTGCGGGTCACCCGCGACGGCGTGGTGACCCATGCCAATCAGGCTGCGTCCAGGCTGCTGGTGTTCTGGAATATCGATCTGGGCGGCACTTTGCCCGACGACTGGAAGGCCAATATCGTCGATGCCCTGGACAGCGGCGATCAGTCAGAGGTCGAGATCACCGTCCGCGACCGCATTCTGTCCCTGGTTTTCGTGCCCCTGCCCGGCGTCGGCGTGGTGAATGTCTATGGCAGCGACATCACTGGGCGCATTGCCGCCGAACGTCTCTTGCACATGGTCAATGAGAGCCTGGAGCGCCGTGTGCATCAGCGGACGGAGGCCCTGAAAGCCGAGATCGCCGAGCATATCCGTGCCGAACGCGAACTGGTCGCTGCGAAGGAACAGGCCGATCTGGCCAACCGCGCCAAGACCGAGTTCCTGGCCAATGTCAGCCACGAATTGCGCACGCCGCTGAATGCCGTCATCGGCTTTTCCGAGGTCATGGCGTCGGAAATGTTCGGCCCGCTGGGTTCGGCCCGCTACGCCGGTTATGTGAACGATATCCTGACCTCGGGCCGCCATTTGCTGGCGGTTATCAACGACATTCTCGATATCGCCAAGATCGAGGCGGGTCAGATGGAATTCGACATGGAGCCGGTAGAACCGGCCGAAGTGGTGGCGGCCGCCATCCGGATTGTCGAAAGCCGCGCCGATTCTGGCGGATTGTTTCTCGGCACCCACATTGCGGAGGATGTGCCCATTCTCAGGGCTGACCGCCGCCGGTTGCTGCAGATTCTGGTCAATCTTCTGTCCAATTCGGTCAAGTTCACCCCGGAAGGCGGTCGTGTGGAAGTCACTGTCGAGAAGATCGGCGTAGATGTGGGCTTTACCGTTGCCGATACCGGGATCGGCATGAGCGAAGATGAGGTGGTGGTGGCGATGCAGCCCTTCCGTCAGGTTGATGGCAGCCTGTCACGCCGCTACGACGGCACCGGTCTGGGGCTGCCCCTGGTGCGGGCTTTCGTGGAACTGCACGGAGGCAGCCTGGTCATGGACAGCCGCAAGGGGGAGGGAACCCGCGTGACCGTGCGCCTGCCATTGGACGAGCACGGCGGTCAGTCGGGAACGCTCCTGGATGCGGGGGAATGA
- a CDS encoding CinA family protein, with protein sequence MLPAALKETAALVLREAGQRGERIATAESCTGGLVAAALTAIAGSSSVVERGFVTYSNEAKTEMLGVPAPLIATHGAVSREVAVAMAEGALAHSRADAAVSITGIAGPDGGSEDKPVGLVHFALARRGCPTRHARHVFTGDRDAVRLQAALAALDLLLPPPGI encoded by the coding sequence ATGCTGCCCGCCGCTTTGAAAGAGACGGCCGCCTTGGTTCTCCGCGAGGCCGGACAGCGCGGCGAGCGCATCGCCACCGCCGAATCATGCACAGGCGGACTTGTGGCTGCGGCGCTGACCGCCATTGCCGGATCATCCTCGGTGGTGGAGCGCGGCTTCGTCACCTATTCCAACGAAGCCAAGACGGAAATGCTGGGCGTTCCCGCGCCGTTGATCGCCACCCATGGCGCGGTCAGCCGGGAAGTGGCCGTGGCCATGGCCGAGGGTGCCCTGGCCCATTCCCGCGCCGATGCGGCCGTATCCATTACCGGCATCGCCGGACCGGATGGAGGCTCGGAGGATAAACCGGTGGGCCTCGTCCATTTCGCCCTGGCACGGCGAGGATGTCCCACACGCCACGCCCGGCACGTCTTTACCGGAGACCGCGATGCGGTCAGGCTTCAGGCGGCGCTTGCCGCCCTGGACCTGCTTTTGCCGCCACCAGGGATCTGA
- a CDS encoding substrate-binding periplasmic protein gives MYRHACLVTAVIAALAGIPSFATASGGKLAKIRQTGEVRVCIWPDYYSISYRNTRTGKLEGIDIDMAHEFAKDLGVQVRFIDSSFKTLVEDLLSDKCDISMHAVAITPDRQEKLAFTRPHLRSGIFAITSKTNPVVKEWADIDRDGVVVAAAAGTFMVGVMKNELKQARLLEVATPEAREQEVMSGRADLFVTDYPFSRKMLARHDWAKLLTPPTPLAPSPYAYAMAPGDREWLETADAFVGRAKTDGRLLAAAKANGLEAIVDLK, from the coding sequence ATGTACAGACACGCCTGCCTTGTCACCGCCGTTATTGCCGCCTTGGCGGGAATTCCGTCCTTTGCCACCGCATCCGGCGGAAAACTGGCGAAAATCCGTCAGACGGGGGAGGTCAGAGTTTGCATCTGGCCCGACTACTACTCCATCTCCTACCGCAATACCCGGACCGGCAAGCTGGAGGGCATCGACATCGACATGGCCCATGAGTTTGCCAAGGACCTGGGTGTTCAGGTGCGGTTTATCGATTCGTCGTTCAAGACACTGGTCGAAGACCTTCTAAGCGATAAGTGCGACATCTCCATGCACGCGGTGGCCATTACGCCTGACCGCCAGGAGAAACTGGCCTTCACCCGCCCCCATCTGCGCAGCGGTATCTTCGCCATCACCAGCAAGACCAATCCGGTCGTCAAGGAATGGGCCGATATCGACCGCGATGGCGTGGTGGTTGCCGCCGCCGCCGGAACCTTCATGGTCGGCGTCATGAAGAATGAGTTGAAACAGGCCCGCCTGTTGGAGGTCGCCACACCGGAAGCGCGCGAACAGGAAGTGATGAGCGGACGCGCCGATTTGTTCGTCACCGACTATCCTTTCAGCCGCAAGATGCTGGCCCGGCATGATTGGGCCAAGTTGTTGACGCCGCCCACGCCCCTGGCGCCCAGTCCCTATGCCTATGCCATGGCGCCCGGCGACCGGGAATGGCTGGAAACGGCCGACGCCTTCGTGGGACGCGCCAAGACCGACGGCCGCCTGCTGGCCGCGGCCAAGGCCAACGGCCTGGAAGCCATCGTCGATCTCAAATAA
- a CDS encoding response regulator, protein MTSPLVILLAEDEPADAALVRTALRETQIPFAFHHVADGREAMDFLSRKTPYEAAPRPDFVLLDLNMPRMDGREVLHAIKSDPDLRAIPVIVLTTSSVERDVEASYLAGAAGYAVKPIDVDKFFALIQEIEIYWKTMRRWPANED, encoded by the coding sequence ATGACTTCGCCACTTGTTATCTTGTTGGCGGAGGATGAGCCTGCGGATGCCGCGCTTGTGAGGACGGCGCTGAGGGAAACCCAGATTCCCTTTGCATTTCATCATGTGGCCGACGGCAGGGAGGCCATGGATTTCCTGAGCCGGAAGACGCCTTACGAGGCTGCGCCCCGTCCTGATTTCGTGCTGCTTGATCTCAATATGCCGCGCATGGATGGGCGTGAGGTCCTGCACGCCATCAAGAGTGATCCCGATCTGCGGGCCATTCCGGTGATTGTGCTGACCACGTCCAGTGTCGAGCGCGATGTCGAGGCGTCTTATCTGGCCGGTGCCGCCGGCTATGCCGTCAAGCCCATCGATGTCGATAAGTTCTTCGCTTTGATCCAAGAAATCGAGATTTACTGGAAGACCATGAGGCGTTGGCCAGCCAACGAGGATTGA
- a CDS encoding phosphatidylglycerophosphatase A family protein: MPLSYRRAGITAFHPATIVSTWFGAGLLPKGPGTWGSAAALPFAWALMAAGGPELLLVATLICFALGWWASAVYVRRTLAEDPSEVVIDEVAGQWMVLLAAPLDPLSYGIGFVLFRIFDIWKPWPVGWADRKIGGGLGIMADDILAGVYGLGLLILFNHFRS; this comes from the coding sequence ATGCCTTTGTCCTATCGCCGCGCAGGCATTACGGCCTTTCATCCCGCAACCATCGTCTCCACGTGGTTCGGCGCCGGATTATTACCAAAAGGACCGGGAACCTGGGGTTCGGCCGCCGCCCTCCCCTTCGCCTGGGCATTGATGGCGGCGGGAGGACCCGAGCTGCTGCTGGTGGCCACCCTGATCTGCTTCGCTCTCGGCTGGTGGGCCTCGGCGGTCTATGTGCGCCGGACCTTGGCCGAGGACCCGAGCGAGGTGGTCATCGATGAAGTGGCCGGGCAATGGATGGTTCTGCTGGCGGCGCCGCTGGACCCCCTCTCTTATGGAATCGGCTTTGTCCTGTTTCGCATTTTCGACATCTGGAAGCCCTGGCCGGTAGGCTGGGCCGACCGGAAAATCGGTGGGGGATTAGGCATCATGGCCGACGATATCCTGGCCGGAGTCTATGGCCTGGGATTGCTGATCCTCTTCAACCACTTTCGGAGTTGA
- a CDS encoding Crp/Fnr family transcriptional regulator produces the protein MEKLAVAAGATLFRQGDAGDAAYILEKGKIMIFQQVEGQRVELDTIRPGEIFGEMAVIDSTERMATAVAATDCSVTRVPQAIFNRKLEATDKFVRALVNMFIKNIRTSHRIFVRRPRSFRDNIKLIRFFAFNIQRYARLMDDRPLGDEMLAALEKVEKAVADLAEIGSRAKDKRHDHIMEEGDAHNVGLKSVMGTEGHRKL, from the coding sequence ATGGAAAAGCTCGCCGTCGCGGCCGGAGCGACCTTGTTCCGCCAGGGGGACGCGGGCGATGCCGCCTATATCCTGGAAAAGGGCAAGATCATGATCTTCCAGCAGGTGGAGGGTCAGCGGGTGGAACTGGACACCATCCGGCCGGGCGAGATTTTCGGCGAAATGGCGGTGATCGACAGCACGGAGCGCATGGCCACCGCCGTCGCCGCCACGGATTGCAGCGTAACCCGCGTCCCCCAGGCCATCTTCAACCGCAAGCTTGAAGCCACCGACAAATTCGTCCGTGCCCTGGTCAACATGTTCATCAAGAACATCCGCACCTCGCACCGAATCTTCGTTCGCCGCCCGCGCAGTTTCCGCGACAATATCAAGCTGATCCGCTTCTTCGCCTTCAATATCCAGCGCTATGCCAGGCTGATGGACGACCGCCCCCTGGGCGACGAGATGCTGGCGGCACTGGAGAAGGTGGAAAAGGCCGTCGCCGATTTGGCTGAAATCGGTAGCCGCGCCAAGGACAAGCGCCACGATCACATCATGGAGGAAGGCGATGCCCATAATGTGGGCCTCAAATCCGTGATGGGCACCGAGGGTCACCGGAAGCTTTAG
- a CDS encoding acetate/propionate family kinase: MREGILVINAGSSSIKFSLYISSGDEKPLLSCKGQVEGINVAPHFIAKAPHGGVLNEQRWPDQPNMSHEALFKYMIDWIEAQLGDAELKAAGHRVVHGGSQYSQPLLVTDELMDELDKLVPLAPLHQPHNLAPIRALTKVHPNLTQVACFDTAFHRSNPWTAQSFALPRKITGEGVKRYGFHGLSYEYIARQLHQLSPAAARGKVVVCHLGSGASMCAIEGGKSVASTMGFTALDGLPMGTRTGTLDAGVVLYLLQQKGMTPKEIEDLLYKQSGLLGVSGVSNDMRILLESSEPHAAEAVELFVYRISRELGSLAAAMGGVDALVFTAGIGERSHQIRERVCAHAEWLGVEMDQEANQRDSLLISAVESPVSVWVIPTDEEMMIAKHTREVLKSLRD; the protein is encoded by the coding sequence ATGCGTGAAGGCATCCTGGTCATCAATGCCGGTTCGTCCAGCATCAAGTTCTCGCTCTACATCTCCAGTGGCGACGAGAAGCCGCTTCTGTCGTGCAAGGGGCAGGTGGAGGGGATCAATGTGGCTCCTCACTTCATCGCCAAGGCCCCCCATGGCGGCGTGTTGAACGAGCAGCGCTGGCCCGATCAGCCGAATATGAGCCACGAGGCTCTGTTCAAATACATGATCGACTGGATCGAGGCGCAGTTGGGCGATGCCGAACTCAAGGCGGCCGGGCATCGTGTGGTGCATGGCGGCTCGCAGTATTCGCAGCCGCTGCTGGTCACCGACGAACTGATGGACGAACTGGACAAGCTGGTTCCCCTGGCGCCGCTGCATCAGCCCCACAACCTGGCCCCCATCCGGGCGCTGACCAAGGTCCATCCCAATCTCACCCAGGTGGCGTGTTTCGACACAGCCTTCCACCGCTCCAATCCCTGGACGGCGCAAAGCTTCGCCCTGCCGCGCAAGATCACCGGCGAAGGCGTCAAGCGCTACGGCTTCCACGGATTGTCCTACGAATATATCGCCCGCCAGTTGCATCAGCTTTCTCCGGCGGCGGCGCGAGGCAAGGTGGTGGTCTGCCATCTGGGGTCCGGCGCGTCCATGTGCGCCATCGAAGGCGGTAAGAGTGTGGCCAGCACCATGGGCTTTACCGCCCTGGACGGCCTGCCCATGGGAACCCGCACCGGCACCTTGGATGCGGGCGTGGTGCTGTATCTGCTGCAGCAGAAGGGCATGACTCCCAAGGAGATCGAGGATCTGCTTTACAAGCAGTCCGGCCTGTTGGGCGTGTCAGGCGTCAGCAATGACATGCGCATTCTGCTGGAAAGTTCCGAGCCCCACGCGGCCGAGGCGGTCGAACTGTTCGTCTACCGCATCTCGCGGGAATTGGGGTCCCTGGCCGCCGCCATGGGCGGCGTGGACGCCCTGGTCTTTACCGCAGGCATCGGCGAACGCTCGCATCAGATCCGCGAAAGGGTCTGCGCCCATGCCGAATGGTTGGGGGTCGAAATGGATCAGGAGGCCAATCAGCGCGACTCCCTGCTGATCAGCGCAGTGGAAAGCCCCGTTTCCGTCTGGGTGATTCCCACCGACGAGGAAATGATGATCGCCAAGCATACCCGCGAGGTGTTGAAGAGCCTGCGCGATTAG